The proteins below come from a single Cannabis sativa cultivar Pink pepper isolate KNU-18-1 chromosome 3, ASM2916894v1, whole genome shotgun sequence genomic window:
- the LOC115709013 gene encoding anthocyanin 5-aromatic acyltransferase: MVTNKMIEEECSITPAGPPSSSTQKALTFLDLPWLFFPPTQPLFFYNHPFPLTHFISTLLPNLKLSLALTLRHFRPFAAALFLPTQPPTKPHIVAGPHDAVDFSVVVSDSDFARLTGIHTKRGAAEIKELAPELKPRASRAAGASVVVPLLAVRVTVFPNSGFCLGLALNHVVGDSRTFNNFMKLWSTFCVDRSYHPDPSSLPICDRTVVVDTRGLEGVFLNEWWKRTALLTSSSKLVNNDNNTLVRTSFVLGFGDVDKIRTSIGVLNLKQQHSLALDFLSPYIVTCAFLWVCVLKTQERVSQLAYDDEDPNYFGFVAGGLTRFEHSVPGSYLGNCVGFGRAKATRGELLGEYGLVIGAKAIKNTVIRLDKEFLIGAENWISEWAEMIGSDTHVMVCGSPKVDLYERDFGFGKPKKIEEIEIDSTKAISLSESRDVKGGIEIGLVLPKFKMDVFYFLFKEGLIACN, encoded by the coding sequence atgGTAACCAATAAAATGATTGAAGAAGAATGTTCAATCACTCCCGCCGGACCACCCTCATCTTCAACCCAAAAAGCTCTAACCTTTCTTGACCTTCCATGGCTGTTCTTCCCACCAACCCAACCTCTCTTCTTCTACAATCATCCCTTTCCACTCACTCACTTCATTTCCACACTTCTCCCAAACCTCAAGCTCTCACTCGCTCTCACGCTCCGCCACTTCCGCCCCTTCGCCGCCGCACTCTTCCTCCCAACCCAACCTCCAACCAAACCCCACATCGTCGCCGGACCCCACGACGCCGTCGATTTCTCCGTCGTCGTTTCCGACTCCGACTTCGCTCGACTCACCGGAATCCACACCAAAAGGGGTGCGGCCGAGATTAAAGAACTCGCTCCCGAGCTCAAGCCACGCGCCTCACGCGCCGCCGGTGCGAGTGTTGTTGTTCCTCTGTTGGCTGTCCGAGTCACTGTGTTTCCCAACTCAGGGTTTTGTTTGGGACTCGCTTTGAACCATGTTGTGGGAGATTCTAGAACGTTCAATAATTTCATGAAGCTTTGGTCAACGTTTTGTGTTGACCGAAGTTATCATCCTGACCCTTCATCTCTGCCCATTTGTGATCGGACGGTTGTTGTTGATACACGTGGATTAGAGGGTGTCTTCTTGAATGAGTGGTGGAAAAGAACAGCCCTATTGACATCATCATCAAAGCTTGTTAACAATGATAATAATACACTTGTCCGTACAAGTTTTGTACTTGGATTTGGTGACGTGGACAAGATTAGAACTAGTATTGGAGTTCTTAATCTTAAACAACAACATTCACTTGCACTAGATTTTTTGTCTCCTTATATTGTCACGTGCGCATTTTTATGGGTATGTGTGCTAAAAACCCAAGAAAGAGTAAGTCAATTGGCTTATGATGATGAGGATCCAAATTATTTCGGGTTTGTTGCGGGCGGGTTGACCCGATTCGAGCATTCGGTTCCTGGCTCGTATTTGGGCAATTGTGTCGGGTTCGGGCGAGCAAAGGCAACGAGGGGTGAGTTGTTGGGAGAATATGGATTAGTTATTGGAGCTAAAGCAATTAAGAACACTGTAATTAGGTTAGACAAAGAATTTTTAATTGGAGCTGAAAATTGGATATCGGAATGGGCCGAAATGATCGGGTCGGATACCCACGTGATGGTTTGCGGGTCTCCTAAGGTGGATCTTTATGAGAGGGATTTCGGGTTCGGCAAAccgaaaaaaattgaagagattgagattgataGTACAAAAGCGATTTCATTGAGTGAGAGTAGAGATGTTAAGGGTGGAATTGAAATAGGGTTAGTATTGCCTAAATTTAAAATggatgttttttattttttatttaaggaaggTCTCATAGcttgtaattga